The sequence CAGCTCTTCATTTCTAAAATTGTGAGCAAGACGAAAGCCCTCCCCACCATGGTCACGGGTATCGCTTTCGGCACCATCGGTATGGCCATCCTCGCCTTCGACACAAGCATCTGGGTGTTCATGGCGGGAATCATCATTTTCTCTATCGGTGAAATGACCGCGCATCCGAAATTCATCAGCTATCTCGGACTCATAGCGCCGCCGGACAAAAAGGCGACGTACATGGGTTTCGGTTTCCTTTACGGCGCATTCGGCAGCCTGGTCGGCGGTATTCTCGGTGCCTTCCTTTACGTCCGCTTCATCGATAACCCGATGATTGCCTTCGTGAAGCAGACCATCGCGGAGCGTGGCGGAAACATTGCCGGCTCCGGCGAAATGACGATCGAAAGTGCTCTTGAAATCGGTAACCAGATTGGCTTGACCAAGTTGGATATCGCACAGCATGCGATGACCAGCGAACTGTGGTTGCTGTTCAGTGGTATCGGAGTACTGTGTATCATCGGACTCCTGACCTATCAGAAAGTCATCGGAACACGTACCGGACATTGATCGCCGCGCGTCGGTCCCATCTTGAAGTGAAAAGAGGTGTCCCTTGTTCAGCAAGGGACACCTCTTTTTTTATTACTCAGCCCGCCGGATGCAGTGCCGGTGGCTTTCCTATTTCAGAACCACCATCTTCCGCGTCTGCTTCGCATTGTCTGCGGTCAACTCGTAGAGATATAGGCCGCTGCGCAATCCCGAAGCATCGACGCGCAGCTGATGCGTTCCAGCGTCACGCCACTCGTCGAGCAATGTCTGCAAGAGCTTGCCATCACTAGTATACAGGCGCACACGTACGTGAGAAGCCTTATCCAGAGTGAAGGGAATGACGCTCGTGGGATTAAAGGGGTTCGGGTAATTCTGTCCGAGAGAAAACGAAAGCGGTGGCTGGGCTTCATCATCCACGGAGACAATGGCCGATGTCCGCCACATGCCGCGGCCATGTGTGGCAGCGTAAAGGATATCGTCGGGGGTGATTTTCAGGTCGTCGATAACCACGTTCGGGAGTCCTTCGCCGAAGGGATACCAGTTGCGGCCGGCGTCCCTGCTGACGAACACGCCGAGATCCGTACCCACGTACACGACGTTGGGGTGCTTTTCCCAGATAGTGATGGCACCGACAGGAATTTCAGGCAGCTGGGTTTCCTCCGTCTCGCCCTTCATGAATTCCCAGGTCTGACCGTAATCCGTCGTTTTGTACACGCCGGTAACAGCGCTGAACGCCGCGGTTCCGACATAGGCGATGTTCGGCTCCGTGGGATGCACTTCGATATCGGCGAGGAAGAGATTCGGGAGGCCGTCATCGATACGTTCCCAGGTGATCTCACTGGTGTCTGCCATCACGTTTGTCGACACCCAGGCGGTACTCGAATATCCGGTGACGCCGTAAAGGACGTCAGGATTCGTCGGACACTGCGAGAGGTCCTGGAATTGTGAAAGGGAGCTGCGTGAGCCTGTGAGGTCATCAGAGATGGGAATCCAATCCTGCGCCCCGTTGGTGGTGCGGTACATGCGGTTGCCGCCGGTGAACAACGTCTTCGGCTGCGTCGGATGCATGATAAATGGCGTCACAAAACTGAAGAGGTAGTTGCCGTTGCTGTCCGTGCGGTCGAGACCGGAGCGCGCGGAACGGAACGACTGTCCCCCGTTGGTGGTCCTGGCGATGTTGCCGTACTGCGATGTGATGTAGAACACATCGCTGTCTTCGTAGTCGAATGCGACATAGCCTCCGTCACCGCCCCAGCTCAGGCGTTCCCATTCCCCTGTTGTCGCACTGCCGAGGTTGTTCCGCCGGTCCTGCGTCCCGCCCGCAACACGCGTCGGATCCTGACGGTCGAAGTCCATCGCATAGAACTGCATGGTTCCCAGGCCGACGTTGATTTCCTCGAACAGAGGCGAAGAACGTCTGCAATCCTCGGTACGGAACAATCCCCCGTCACTCGCGACGATCATGACGTCAGGGTCGGTGGGACTGAAATCCGCATAATGCATATCCACCCAGGCGGCGCTCAGGCCGGTCTGCTTCGTGATCTGCGTAAAGGTTTTCCCGAAATCCGTACTGCGCCAGCTGTGAATGCCGCCAATAAAAATTGTGTTTGGATCAGTTGGATGAAAACGCACATACAGATTGTAATCGCCCTGCGAACGAAGGATTTCCCGCATGTTCGATTGGTCGCTTCCTTCCGTGCGCTCCCAGGTCACACCATAATCGGTGCTTACATAAACGCCATAGAAGTCCTGCCGCTCGGTGGGACTCACATTGGGGACCCGCTGCATGACGGCGACAAGGGTACCGGGCTGCGAAAGGCTGGCATCCATGACGATATTCCCCGTGCTGTCAGGGGGTGGAAAGCTCTCATCGAGTATCTTGTTGAACGTCCAGCGATTGCCTTTCTGTTCAGAGACATACAGGCCGTTACTGCTCTGTCCCCCGCGATACCCCATAGCCACATACACCCGGTCGGGATTACTCGGATCCAGGATGACATCACGGACATAGCCATTAAGCACTGTCGTCCAGCTCTCGCCGCCGTCAGTACTGCGCATGAGTCCACCGGAGGCGCCACCAAACGTTGCGGCGGCGTAAATATAATCAGAGTTCTCAGGATGCAGTTCCACGTGATTGATGGCGAAATCCTGTTCATTGATTTCGTCCAGCATCAGGTTGACCCAGTTGTGTCCGCCATCGGTACTGCGGTACAGTCCATCTCCATACACCTTGTCCCAGTTAAACGATCCTTCCCCCGTCCCGATGTAGATGTGCTCGGGATTGTTCCTGTCTATTGCCATGTGTCCGATCGACAGGGTGGGCAGACTGTCAGACATGGCCGTCCAGTGCGCACCGCCATCGGTGGATTTGAATACACCGCCGGATGCGGACCCAGCATAAATGATGGAGGGATTCGTTGGGTGGAATTTCACAACGCGGATGCGTCCCCCGATATCGTTGGGTCCGATGAAACTCCAGACATTGCCGATGCTGGCTTTTCTGAACGCGTTGGAATGACGCTGCTGCATGATATGTCGGCTGCCCTGACGCAGTCCCGCCGAGATACTTCTGTCGGCATTCCAGGTACGCGGGAGGAAATACCAGTCGAGATGCGGCACTTCGCCAATGGAACCTGCATCCGACGCCTCTCTCTGTTCCGCTTTTCTCTCCAGCTTCCGTGCACGATCGGTTGACATCAACGCTTCACCATCAAAGCGGGACGGCAGCACATGCAATGCGCCCATGCCGAACGCGGCAAAAACACCTAAAACAACAATGCGAGGAACAATTTTCAGCATACAATACACCTTAAAAACGCTTGTAACTCACCGAACACCTGATTCAGAGTCCGGTGTTTTTTATATTCCAATCAATACATGAGTTGTCAATCAGTACCGGAGGGCACGGAGCCATCGATTCCGGACTCAAAAGATAGATGCACCACCATTACAACACAATGAAAATCGACGGACCAACGGTGATATCCCGCCATGATGGATACTGAGCACAGGGCGATACTGGCTGAGGCAGAGGATGCCATCCGTGAATCACTTGACGCCGCAAGGCTTCCACGTGATCCCTGTCCTGAACGCGAGGCTTCGGGGCTCTTCGTCACCATTCATGTCGACGGCAAACTGCGCGGCTGTATCGGCTTTCTTGAGATTCAGGTCAGTTTTGTCGCGACCCTGCGCGAAGTGGCGCGGCGGGCTGCCCATACCGATCCGCGCTTCCCCTCGATCAGCGCTGACGAGGTGGACAACATGCAAATCGACGTTACATTGCTTGGTCCGCTCGAAGAACTGGAGGACCCGGAGCATTTCGACATCGGTCTGCACGGCCTGGTGATCGAAGCACATGGACGCCGCGGATTGCTGCTGCCGCAGGTGGCGGTTGATCATGGCTGGTCGCATCGGCAGTTCCTGGAAGCCGTCGCCAGAAAGGCGCTGCTGCCGGAGAATGCCTGGAAACATGAGAACAGCCGGCTCTACCGCTTCGAAGGAATCGTACTCAAGGGCGCAACACTGGACGAATGAGAGGTTTGGCATGAAAGCGATGAAAATCCGTCCCCCTGCCGTGAGTGGTCTGTTCTACCCCTCGGATCCCACGCTGCTCTCGCTCGATGTCGACAACATGCTCGAAAATGTGACCGCGGCATCGCTGTCAGGTCCGCCGCTCGCCATCGTCGCACCGCACGCAGGATATGCATATTCGGGTCCAACAGCCGCCGCGGCTTACGCAACCCTGCGTAATCGTCCGTTCAAGACGGCAATCATCGTATCGCCGAGTCACCGGGAAGCGTTTCACGGGATTTCCGTGTATGACGGCGATGCTTACCGCACGCCTCTCGGACTCATCAACGTCGACGTCGCATTGCGCGAAAAGCTTCTGGCGTACAAGGGTATCATCAAGTCCTCGGTGATGGGACACCGCGATGAGCACGCCGTCGAAGTGCATCTTCCTTTCATCCAACGTATCAACCCCGAAGCAAAAATACTTCCCATCGTGATGGGAGATCAGCGTACGGAATACTGTCGCCTGCTGGGTGATGCGCTGGCAGAAATCGTGGACAGTGCGACAACAGTACTCATCGCAAGCAGCGACCTCTCTCATTTCCACACACATGACCAGGCGGTTGAGCTCGATGCACTGACCGCCAGGCATCTGCGTTCCCTGCAGCCCGCCCGTCTGCTTGACGATATTGCAGGACATCGCTGTGAGGCCTGCGGTGCAGGTCCCATGGCTGCGGTGATGACTGCCGCCATGCAACTCGGCGCGGCACACAGCACCATTCTCCAACAGTGTACCAGCGGTGATGTCACCGGCGATCACTCCCGCGTGGTCGGCTACCTGTCAGCAGCATTCACCAGAGGTGAGCGTCCCGTATGATCGAAGATCAGCTGCCCTTTGAAGAACATCAGCCACAGGAAGACCAGCGTCATGATGTGGAACAACATCTGACGGATGATACGCGTACTGCTGAGGACCTCCGCATCGGTGTCAGTCTTATCGGTGCGGGCAGGGTCGGACTCCCGCTGCTGCGGCACGCCGTTGCCAATAATCTCGAAATCTGCGCTGTCGTTGAACCCCGCATCGAACATCACCCCTCCATCCGTGCCATCGCACCGGACGCAAGGGTATTGACGGCACTCCCACCGACGCTGCCGAGAAGCACGGATGTCTGCATTCTCGCCGTTCCGGACGATGCGCTGCCAGGCGTCGTGCAGCACCTTGCGGATCACGGCGCGCTGCATAACGGTGCGCTGGTTTTTCACCTTTCAGGACTGCTGAGTGATGAGGTGATGCTGCCCCTGCAGGAGGCAGGTTGCCACGCCGGCTGCATGCATCCGATTCAATCCTTCCCTGCATCCCCTCTTCCCCCGGAGCGTCTGATTGGCATCGGCTGCGGCGTGCAGGGACCTGATGATTTCTGGTCACGGGCCAGTGACTTTGCCGAGCTGCTGGGCTGGTTCCCGATTCGCGTCAACGCCGAGCGGAAGGCGCTGTATCATGCCGCCTGCGTATTCGCGGGCAATTTCACCACGCTCATCGCCCACCAGGCGGAACAGCTGCTGCGCCTCGCCGCTGAAGATGTGGAAACACCGATGGATTATCTCCTCCCCATGATGGAATCCGTTCTGCAACAGCTCCGTGATCATCCCGCGGAGCAGGTGCTGACAGGTCCCGCCGCCCGTGGCGATACAACAGCTCTCGGCAGCCATATGCAGGCCATTGACGACGCGGTTCCCGACCTCCTTGAAGAGTATCGCACGCTCACCCGGGCCGCCGCCGCGATGTCCCAGCTCACCGAGAGCGAAAAAAAACAGATTGCGGATTATCTCCGCCAACGCTGAACCCCGTACAAACCTCCCGGCAATCACATCTGCGCGTCAGAGCAGACCATCCAGCATGGTCAGGAAGCTTTCCTTCTCCCTGCTCCATTGAAAGATATCGGCATGTTCCCGGCAGCGCGCCCTGAGCACCTGGTAGTATTCGGTGTCATCGAGCAGTCGCGTGACCTGCTGTGCAAGCGCCTGCGCATCCCCTGCCGCCACAGGGACGCCCGTGCCGCTGTCTCGAAGGACCCTTCCGATTTCCGGAAAATCACTGCCAAGAACGGGCACACCGGCGGCGATGTACTCAAACAGCTTGTTCGGCAGACTCAGGTAATAGCTGCGTCCGAGGTTCTCAATCATGCATAGGCCGAGATCGGCGGAAGCGGTCCACTCGAGTACTTCACGGCTCGGTACGGCGGATTTGATATGCACACGGTCTGCGATCCCGAGTTCGTGCGCGGTTGATTCGATTTCCGCTGCGAGTGGACCATCCCCGAGAAATACCAGGGCAACAGACGGCAGTTCCGCCAGCGCACGGACACAGAGCAGGGCTCCGCGTCCCTTCTGCAATCCTCCCTGCGAAAGCAGTACAGGGATGTTCTCAGGGATACCGAACTCCGTTCGCAAAAGCGCGGTACGTTTCTCCACCCGGCGATCCGGGTAATTGTGAAACACGTGAACAGGGCTGTATTCCGCTGCAAGAACCTCAGCGATGGCGGCATTTACGGTGAGGACGGCATCGGCGCGGCGCGCATACCGTTTCTCGAGAAGCGTCCAGAAGCGCTGCGTCACTTCGCGTCCCTCAAGGGCAGCGATGGCGCGATACAGCTCTCTCGCATCATAGACCAGCTTCGCCCCACTCTTTCGCGCCAGCCGCGCCGCAAGGGGAAGCGAATAAAGATCCGCTGCCACGCAGATATCAGGAGTAGTTGCTGCGAGAATATTTCCAGCGGTACGCCAGAAACCCGGCAGCGCCGCTCTCAGCGAACCGCTGCGTTGTGTGGGATAAATGCGTGTGTCAGGAAGTGCTGCACTGGGATCTGCACTGAGAACCGCAATATGTACATCACCAAGCGCAATTGCCGCTTCGGCGAAGCGGCGCAGACGGGAATCACGTGTAACGTTTCCCACGAAGGTGAAACAGATCTGCGGCCGCGTGGACATGCTGCATCAGAAAAGAATGGCGAGGGCGATGGTATGCGCGTCTCCAAAGCTGTCGCTCCACGGAACGTACGCGTAGTCAAAACGGAGCGAACTGTATCGGGCGCCCGCACCGAAGCTGATATCCTTGTTGTCATAACCGCTCAGATATCCCATGCGAATGAAAACCATATCGACATAGTCGAACTCGACACCGATACTGGCATGCGTGGTTTCTTCCTCGAGCAGGCTCAGTCCCGAAATCTCAACATTCAATGCGCTCTTAAGCGCGTTGATGGGAATCATGTAGCCTGCACCGTAACGGAGCAGCATCGGAAGTGTAGTCTCCTGCGCATTGAGCGCATTCATGCTGCCGACATTGGAAAGTGCGAGACCAAATCGGAGCTGCTCGAGATCCTCATCCTCGAAAGGTCTCGCGGAAATGCCGAAATCAAGGCCGTACCCGGAGGCATCATCCACATGAATTTTCTCGAAGAGATACTTGAGGTTCATTCCGAAATCGATCCCATCTGTCAGTGCAAAGGCGGCGGACACGCCTGCGGCGAGATTCTGTGATTCGAAAACACCGTCGGGCTCGAGCGACGGCGTGTCGCGCAGTTCGATGCCTGGGACGGAAGTAATACCGAAAAACACACCGAATGACCAGCTCTGTGCCGGAAGTGCTATGCCGACATACTCGGTGGTGATGTCCTGCACCCACTCCGTATGTTCGATGGAAATCGATGCCGCCTCGTCGTCAGCAAGAAGGGCCGGATTGTAATACGATGCGGCTCCCTCCTTTGCGGAGACGACACCGGTACTGCCCATCGCCACGTTTCGTGCGCCGACACCGTTTTTCAGGAAGGAAAGTCCCGCCTTGCCGGATTGCGCCATCAGCATGGACGGCATGAGAAGGAAAAGGAAAAGCGTGACGGGTAAAATGCGCTGCATAACAGGTACCGTGCTCGTTTTCAGAAGTGCAGGGCGAAGGAAAGCACATGCGTTGATGAAGGGGCCACTGGCTCGAGAACAAAGGCGTAGTGTATGACTGGCTGCATGTTCGCAACAGGCTGTGCGATGGAGAATCCGAATGAAGGACGCGGGTCAATGCCGGCATCAGACAGATCGATACGCTCCACACCGCCACGCAGCCAGATATTCTCGACGACAGGGATTTCATAGCCGAGGCGTACAAGATACACATCCCCGTCGACCTGCTCCACCTCCGCGGCAGCCAGTCCGTAATCCGACGGCAGCGTATACCCGACACCGAGCCGGAAAATACGGGCGAACGGATCCTCCGTTGTGTTGCCACGTTCCGCACCGTAGAGATCGCTGGTATCCCACTTGTACTTCGTCAGCAGTTCCTGGGCCACGAGCGCGATACGGATGGATGGTGAGACGGTATACAACGCGCCGATGTCAACACCGAAACCGGAAGACGTCACGCCCTCATACACGCCGCTGTAATAGAACTTCGCGTTGAAGCCCACCGCAAGCTTGTCGGAGAAGCGGGTGCCGAAATTGACGGCAAACTGATTTTCGAAGACACTGAGCATATCCGTTTTGAAGCCGTCGCTGTCATATCCCTGAATTTCACTGTCGCCCGCGTTGATCCACGTGACGGACACACCGGAAATGGACTGCACCCCGGGTTCGTCAGCGTAGATATTGGCTTCCTTGTTGTAGATGCGGATGGTCTGCGTGTAGCTGACCTGGTTGAAGGCGCGGTCGAGTGCGAGGAAACCGTAACTGCCATGCAGTACGTGTCCCTCCTGGAATGCGCTGAGGGCGGGATTGTAGTACGTGGATATCGTTCCACTGTTGACCGTCGACAGAGCGTTGCCCATGCCTTGTCCCCGGGCGCCGAATCCCATGCGCGTGAATGCGCCGGCAGTACCGTTCTGCGCGGACAGTGTCAGCGGCATGAATGCTGCACACAGGATCAGGATGAACAGTGTTCGTGTTGCGCGTGTAACCATGTGCGATTTTCCTGTCATTGCAGCACCACCACCTTGGTCCAGTGCGGATCGCCGGAACCATTGTCGACTTCAATGTAATAGACGCCATTCGCGGCACGGTCACCGGCGTCGGTGCGGCCGTCCCACACTTCATCGTGCTCTACTCCTGTCGAACGCGCGGCATTACGCAGCAACGTACGCACTGGCATCATGGCGAAATCGTAGATGCGGATGGAAACGCTCCCGCTTTCCGTTTTGTAATGCACGCGACATACTTCGTCGTCCGGAGCAAAGGGATTCGGGTAGGCATACACTTCTTCGGCGGATTCAAGTGGCTGCGCCGCTCGCAGGATGGTCCACTGCGTTCCAAAAAACGTGGCGGCGTTATCCGTGGTCTTCATCAGTCCGTCGCCGTTGGCTACCCATACCACATCCCCCACTGCTGCCGCGGAGAAACAGCGTTCATCGGCTGCCACCTGGCGGCTTCGGCTGTCAACGAAGCGTGAAAAACCGATCCAGCTTTTTCCACCGTCGTCGCTTCTGTAGATTCCGGAATTCGTAGGGGCATACACGACTTCGTCCCTGAAGCCGAAGTTGTGCGTGAATTCACCGCGAAGTGTCGTGTTCCACGTTTCACCCATATCGGTCGAATAGCTTACGGCACGGAATTCAATCGGATTCAGTGCGTTGATGGTCGAAGCCCAGATATAGCGGGTGCCGTCGACCATATTGTCGCCCAGCGCAACAACGAAATTTCCGCTGATGGGCTGCAGCTGATTATTGAAGGAAAACTTTCGCCAGGAAATCCCGCCGTCCGTGCTCAGATTGACCCCGCCCGCGGTGCCGACAAGAATGCTGTCGTCACTCATGGCGTGGACAGAGAAGACGCGATGGTTAAGATTTTCGCGCAGGCCGAGGTCGGGACGACTCACGGGCGAAAGTTCGAAATCCAGTGTGTCGTCTGGTGCGATATCATCAAGTGCGTCCGGCGGAAGGACGACAGGCTCGAAACTTGCGCCGCCGTCGGTGGATTTTCGCAGTCCCCCTGCGAAACTGGCGATGAACACCGCTTTGCTGGTCACTGCGATATCGTAAGTGATATTATTGATAGGCGTCGTCACTGCCAGGGCGGGAATCGTGTTTACCCCATACGTGATGTCGTACACGGACATATCCTCCGCTTCCATCGGCTGGTCAATGTGTTCCCAGGTCTGCCCGTTGTCCGTTGACCGTGCCAGACCGAGTCCTACCGGCAGCGCGCCGTCCTGGCTGTCCTCTGATCCCGCAAGCGAAGCCCAGAAGGTGGAGCCATAGGCCTCGAGTGCGGCAATGTCTTCGGCATCGAACGGGGCGTCCTGACCGAAATGCGTCCAGTTGTTCCCGCCATCAAAGGTGTAATCGATGCCCTTGCCACCGGCAACCCAGAGCGTGTCACCACGCACGAGCAGGTCCACCGCGGAGTTGCTCAGGGGACGATCGGATTGCGTGCTGCCGGATTTCTGCATTGTGAATTGTGCGGGACGCTCCTGTGCCCGGCTGCTGACAGCTGCGAGCAGCAGTATCGCTGCGAACAGGACTCCCTTTCTAAAACTGACTGTGTGCATCAGTATACGATGATCTTGTGAATGATGACGTTGCTCACGGCATTGGAGTAATCCACGGCACGGATCTGGAACTCGTATTCACCCTTCTGCGCCGTCGGCGGCAGGATGAAACGGCGGGAATACCAACCGTCACCGGCGACTTCATCTCCCTGCGCGGCTACACCCTGATCCCATAGGATGAAGGGATTGCCGTTCGCAGCACTCTTGTCGGGCAGAAAACTGCTGAGAACCACTTGTTTGATATCCTTGAGTCCACTTGCATCCTGCACGAGGACGCTGACATCGAGCGTCGTGGTGTCGGCTTCCAGCTGCACAGAATCAGGAGCATGAATGTCAACAAGTTCAGGAGGATTGCTGCCGTATATCACGCGCAGTGTCGCGAAGGCGCTTGCGGCCTCCGCCCCGTTTGCATCCAGACCACTGATTTCGACGCGGTAGTCCCCGACATCGCCGCGACTGAGTTCGAGGTCGAAGTCGAAGGCCTGCAGTCCCTCAGCCGGGTTGTCGATGCTGCTGGTGAACACGGGGGTGATAGACCCGTTCTGCGTCACCGTGCAGCGCAGGGAGACGGCTTCGCCCGTCGCCGTGGGACGCCGGACCTGGACACCCACATGCAGCGGAATGGTCACCGGGTCATCAGGCGACTTGTCCTGGTTCGGGATCACATCGACCGTATCCGTATCTACAAGGAAATCGGATAACTCAAGGTCAGTAAACACGATAGGAGGATCAGTAAGAGTGGGATCAAGCGTACTGTCATCTTCGCTGCAACCTGCGGCGAGCGTCAGCACGAGCAGAAGAGGGAGAAATCGTTTCAGGCTCATGGGCTGGATATTCCTGTTTGAAATCCCGTGTAATGAAGCCGGGGCATGTCACAATTGACCATGCCCCGGCTTACGATCACACTATCAAGGAGGCAGTACAAACATACACCGGGACCTCTCCAAAGTCAATTACAATCCCGGGACGGATGGATTTTTCCCCTACAGATCAGGACCTTATTACAGGCCTCATGCAATGAATATCGGCGCGGGAGAAAGACAGAGCAGGAACATCGCGTACGAGAACCATCCGAGCATGCGTCGACGTGGTGTAAGTTCTTGTGGATCAATGATTTCGTGATGTTTCACTTTGACCACGAACAGGATGAGCAGCGCCCAGAACAACCAGCCTGGCCAGAAC is a genomic window of bacterium containing:
- a CDS encoding T9SS type A sorting domain-containing protein — its product is MLKIVPRIVVLGVFAAFGMGALHVLPSRFDGEALMSTDRARKLERKAEQREASDAGSIGEVPHLDWYFLPRTWNADRSISAGLRQGSRHIMQQRHSNAFRKASIGNVWSFIGPNDIGGRIRVVKFHPTNPSIIYAGSASGGVFKSTDGGAHWTAMSDSLPTLSIGHMAIDRNNPEHIYIGTGEGSFNWDKVYGDGLYRSTDGGHNWVNLMLDEINEQDFAINHVELHPENSDYIYAAATFGGASGGLMRSTDGGESWTTVLNGYVRDVILDPSNPDRVYVAMGYRGGQSSNGLYVSEQKGNRWTFNKILDESFPPPDSTGNIVMDASLSQPGTLVAVMQRVPNVSPTERQDFYGVYVSTDYGVTWERTEGSDQSNMREILRSQGDYNLYVRFHPTDPNTIFIGGIHSWRSTDFGKTFTQITKQTGLSAAWVDMHYADFSPTDPDVMIVASDGGLFRTEDCRRSSPLFEEINVGLGTMQFYAMDFDRQDPTRVAGGTQDRRNNLGSATTGEWERLSWGGDGGYVAFDYEDSDVFYITSQYGNIARTTNGGQSFRSARSGLDRTDSNGNYLFSFVTPFIMHPTQPKTLFTGGNRMYRTTNGAQDWIPISDDLTGSRSSLSQFQDLSQCPTNPDVLYGVTGYSSTAWVSTNVMADTSEITWERIDDGLPNLFLADIEVHPTEPNIAYVGTAAFSAVTGVYKTTDYGQTWEFMKGETEETQLPEIPVGAITIWEKHPNVVYVGTDLGVFVSRDAGRNWYPFGEGLPNVVIDDLKITPDDILYAATHGRGMWRTSAIVSVDDEAQPPLSFSLGQNYPNPFNPTSVIPFTLDKASHVRVRLYTSDGKLLQTLLDEWRDAGTHQLRVDASGLRSGLYLYELTADNAKQTRKMVVLK
- the amrA gene encoding AmmeMemoRadiSam system protein A, which encodes MMDTEHRAILAEAEDAIRESLDAARLPRDPCPEREASGLFVTIHVDGKLRGCIGFLEIQVSFVATLREVARRAAHTDPRFPSISADEVDNMQIDVTLLGPLEELEDPEHFDIGLHGLVIEAHGRRGLLLPQVAVDHGWSHRQFLEAVARKALLPENAWKHENSRLYRFEGIVLKGATLDE
- the amrB gene encoding AmmeMemoRadiSam system protein B, producing the protein MKAMKIRPPAVSGLFYPSDPTLLSLDVDNMLENVTAASLSGPPLAIVAPHAGYAYSGPTAAAAYATLRNRPFKTAIIVSPSHREAFHGISVYDGDAYRTPLGLINVDVALREKLLAYKGIIKSSVMGHRDEHAVEVHLPFIQRINPEAKILPIVMGDQRTEYCRLLGDALAEIVDSATTVLIASSDLSHFHTHDQAVELDALTARHLRSLQPARLLDDIAGHRCEACGAGPMAAVMTAAMQLGAAHSTILQQCTSGDVTGDHSRVVGYLSAAFTRGERPV
- a CDS encoding DUF2520 domain-containing protein, with the protein product MIEDQLPFEEHQPQEDQRHDVEQHLTDDTRTAEDLRIGVSLIGAGRVGLPLLRHAVANNLEICAVVEPRIEHHPSIRAIAPDARVLTALPPTLPRSTDVCILAVPDDALPGVVQHLADHGALHNGALVFHLSGLLSDEVMLPLQEAGCHAGCMHPIQSFPASPLPPERLIGIGCGVQGPDDFWSRASDFAELLGWFPIRVNAERKALYHAACVFAGNFTTLIAHQAEQLLRLAAEDVETPMDYLLPMMESVLQQLRDHPAEQVLTGPAARGDTTALGSHMQAIDDAVPDLLEEYRTLTRAAAAMSQLTESEKKQIADYLRQR
- a CDS encoding glycosyltransferase: MSTRPQICFTFVGNVTRDSRLRRFAEAAIALGDVHIAVLSADPSAALPDTRIYPTQRSGSLRAALPGFWRTAGNILAATTPDICVAADLYSLPLAARLARKSGAKLVYDARELYRAIAALEGREVTQRFWTLLEKRYARRADAVLTVNAAIAEVLAAEYSPVHVFHNYPDRRVEKRTALLRTEFGIPENIPVLLSQGGLQKGRGALLCVRALAELPSVALVFLGDGPLAAEIESTAHELGIADRVHIKSAVPSREVLEWTASADLGLCMIENLGRSYYLSLPNKLFEYIAAGVPVLGSDFPEIGRVLRDSGTGVPVAAGDAQALAQQVTRLLDDTEYYQVLRARCREHADIFQWSREKESFLTMLDGLL
- a CDS encoding PorV/PorQ family protein codes for the protein MQRILPVTLFLFLLMPSMLMAQSGKAGLSFLKNGVGARNVAMGSTGVVSAKEGAASYYNPALLADDEAASISIEHTEWVQDITTEYVGIALPAQSWSFGVFFGITSVPGIELRDTPSLEPDGVFESQNLAAGVSAAFALTDGIDFGMNLKYLFEKIHVDDASGYGLDFGISARPFEDEDLEQLRFGLALSNVGSMNALNAQETTLPMLLRYGAGYMIPINALKSALNVEISGLSLLEEETTHASIGVEFDYVDMVFIRMGYLSGYDNKDISFGAGARYSSLRFDYAYVPWSDSFGDAHTIALAILF